One genomic region from Myxococcota bacterium encodes:
- a CDS encoding plastocyanin/azurin family copper-binding protein, with protein MRRSAGLGVLLTALLLVACGQGGSDGGGSAPDPSPPPATTPSEPPPAAMDPPEPEPAPEPATPPAPEAPSPDAAVTDDGTTVTVALTGNDALQYNLDEIRVPAGRRIRLTLTHVGQGPKESMGHNFVLLAPGTDMTTFGLAAATAAATGYIPEDQRDKILANTDVVGGGESTTIEFDAPAPGTYDYLCSFVGHFSVMNGKLIVE; from the coding sequence ATGCGACGATCCGCGGGGTTGGGGGTGCTGCTGACGGCACTGTTGCTTGTCGCATGTGGGCAGGGAGGCTCGGACGGAGGCGGGAGCGCACCGGATCCCAGTCCCCCGCCGGCGACGACCCCGAGCGAGCCGCCGCCCGCGGCGATGGATCCGCCGGAGCCCGAGCCGGCACCCGAACCTGCGACGCCGCCCGCCCCGGAGGCGCCGAGCCCCGATGCCGCCGTGACCGACGACGGCACGACGGTGACGGTGGCGCTGACCGGGAACGACGCTCTCCAGTACAACCTCGACGAGATCCGGGTTCCCGCCGGGCGCCGGATCCGGCTGACGCTCACCCATGTCGGCCAGGGGCCGAAAGAGAGCATGGGACACAACTTCGTGCTGCTCGCGCCGGGCACCGACATGACGACCTTCGGTCTCGCGGCCGCGACCGCCGCAGCGACGGGTTACATCCCCGAGGACCAGCGGGACAAAATCCTCGCAAACACCGATGTCGTTGGCGGCGGCGAGTCGACCACGATCGAGTTCGACGCGCCGGCTCCCGGAACCTACGACTACCTCTGCTCGTTCGTCGGTCACTTCAGCGTGATGAACGGGAAGCTGATCGTCGAGTAG
- a CDS encoding phytanoyl-CoA dioxygenase family protein: MTDPRPPGLPGKEAAAYFQTDLARKYPFTRSEAAAQVPEAVIAADLETVRRDGYLVIPSLLSHDELGAIRDGVAPLLGHAGRNDFEGVQTQRVYAVLEKTRALDGLVAHPRILALLDRMFLPNYLLSQAQVINIQPGEQAQALHTDDAFYAVPRPRPPLGAATVWAIDPFTADNGATVIVPRSHTWGDQRTPRVADGPTPATMPAGSVVFYPGTLWHGGGENRTPAPRLAITCQYCEPWVRTQENYSLSVSRETVRVLSEDLKRLLGYSIHPPFMGMVNGMHPKRLLEDDAS, translated from the coding sequence ATGACCGACCCCCGGCCCCCGGGTCTCCCTGGCAAGGAAGCGGCGGCGTACTTCCAGACCGACCTCGCCCGCAAGTACCCGTTCACCCGGAGTGAAGCGGCGGCGCAGGTACCCGAGGCCGTCATCGCGGCAGACCTCGAGACCGTGCGCCGCGACGGGTACCTGGTGATTCCATCGCTGCTGAGCCACGACGAGCTCGGCGCGATCCGAGACGGCGTCGCGCCCTTGCTCGGGCATGCGGGCCGCAACGACTTCGAGGGCGTCCAGACCCAGCGGGTGTACGCGGTGCTCGAGAAGACCCGGGCGCTCGATGGGCTCGTGGCGCACCCGCGCATCCTGGCGCTCCTCGATCGGATGTTCCTGCCGAACTACCTGCTCTCGCAGGCGCAGGTCATCAACATTCAGCCCGGCGAGCAGGCGCAAGCGCTCCACACCGACGATGCCTTCTACGCCGTGCCGCGCCCCCGGCCGCCGCTCGGGGCCGCGACGGTCTGGGCGATCGATCCGTTCACGGCCGACAACGGTGCGACCGTGATCGTCCCCCGGAGCCACACCTGGGGCGACCAGCGCACGCCGCGGGTCGCCGACGGGCCGACCCCGGCGACGATGCCCGCAGGCTCCGTGGTGTTCTACCCGGGGACGCTGTGGCACGGGGGCGGTGAGAACCGAACGCCGGCACCGCGTCTCGCGATCACCTGTCAGTACTGCGAGCCCTGGGTCCGGACCCAGGAGAACTATTCGCTCTCGGTGAGCCGCGAGACGGTGCGGGTGCTCTCCGAAGATCTGAAGCGCCTGCTCGGCTACAGCATCCATCCGCCTTTCATGGGCATGGTGAACGGCATGCATCCGAAGCGTCTGCTCGAGGACGACGCCTCCTGA
- a CDS encoding CoA transferase: protein MRTRAELNEFIAGQRQAHCFEGLPLEGKRVLDMSTVVAAPYAACMLGDAGADIIKIENPKIPDALRGWSTLTELGIEPYHSVVGRNKFPVTINMKADEGKEIFTELIKQSDVLIENMRVGAMDRLGFSHERILEINPGIIIGKVSGYGMTGPKNQQPGFGTLAEAYSGFSYLNGDSEKGPLSPPHALADLTTGIHLAYAISLAMMRQERGVRGGQVIDISLYEALFGYFGGEFVGYKLTGENPEPIGNELRSAAPRSVYRTKDERYIALSCSAQKPWENLAKVMGQPELIEDERFKTNVDRIGNRYILNDIIQEWHSTKTEADVLEICSKEGITAGPILTMADIDEDEHYAERGSFYYVEDPATGIDLKMPNVPFRLLGSQETRIRFPGLPQASANDVVYAELLGYAQEKVDALREAGAI from the coding sequence ATGCGAACCCGAGCCGAACTCAACGAATTCATCGCAGGTCAGCGCCAGGCCCACTGTTTCGAAGGCCTGCCGCTGGAGGGAAAACGAGTCCTCGATATGTCGACGGTCGTCGCCGCGCCCTATGCCGCGTGCATGCTCGGAGACGCCGGCGCCGACATCATCAAGATCGAGAACCCGAAGATTCCGGATGCGTTGCGCGGCTGGAGCACACTCACGGAGCTCGGCATCGAGCCCTATCACTCGGTCGTGGGTCGAAACAAGTTTCCCGTCACGATCAACATGAAGGCCGACGAGGGCAAGGAGATCTTCACCGAGCTCATCAAGCAGAGCGACGTGTTGATCGAGAACATGCGGGTCGGCGCGATGGACCGGCTCGGTTTCTCCCACGAGCGGATCCTCGAGATCAATCCGGGGATCATCATCGGCAAGGTGTCGGGCTACGGGATGACCGGGCCGAAGAACCAGCAACCCGGCTTCGGCACCCTCGCCGAGGCGTACAGCGGCTTCTCCTACCTGAACGGAGACTCGGAGAAGGGCCCGCTCTCTCCGCCCCACGCCCTCGCCGACCTGACCACCGGCATCCACCTGGCCTACGCGATCTCTCTCGCGATGATGCGTCAGGAGCGCGGCGTGAGGGGCGGTCAGGTCATCGACATCTCCCTCTACGAGGCCCTCTTCGGCTACTTCGGCGGAGAGTTCGTCGGCTATAAGCTGACCGGCGAGAACCCGGAGCCGATCGGCAACGAACTCCGATCCGCCGCCCCGCGTAGCGTGTACCGGACGAAGGACGAGCGCTACATCGCGCTCTCCTGCTCGGCGCAGAAGCCGTGGGAGAACCTCGCGAAGGTCATGGGGCAACCCGAGCTGATCGAGGACGAACGTTTCAAGACGAACGTCGACCGGATCGGCAACCGCTACATCCTGAACGACATCATTCAGGAGTGGCACTCGACCAAGACCGAGGCCGACGTTCTCGAGATCTGCTCGAAGGAAGGCATCACCGCCGGCCCGATCCTCACGATGGCCGACATCGACGAGGACGAGCACTACGCGGAGCGCGGCAGCTTCTACTACGTGGAAGATCCGGCGACGGGGATCGACCTCAAGATGCCGAACGTTCCGTTCCGTCTACTCGGGAGTCAGGAGACGCGCATCCGGTTTCCCGGCCTTCCGCAAGCATCCGCGAACGACGTGGTCTACGCCGAGCTTCTCGGTTACGCGCAGGAGAAGGTCGACGCACTGCGCGAAGCGGGCGCGATCTAG
- a CDS encoding iron ABC transporter permease: protein MRRWPGVYLPALVVAALAVLPLTVLVRLAFEEPTFDARAWPLLANTVALAALTAMGATLIGVPLAVLTAFVRLPWDRAWLVVLAAPLALPSYLGAFAMVAAFGPGGEIEGLTGWRLPAVSGLPGATLVLVLYTYPFVLLTTRAALLGQDANLLHAARTLGMPWLESLRRIALPRAASSIAAGALLAALYALSDFGTPAIMNLDTFTRAIYVEYNAFGLSQAALLSLQLMAIVGVVLIVESRVASTREQPGAGATLHPSARILPAICASVAPIVGLALLLPVGVFSLWLWREGASHFDPKIAWNSARASLLAAGVAAAAGLPVAFAALRGRLGRTLERVTYLGFGIPGIVMGTALVYVGLGVPVLYQSLAMLVAAYVIRFLPLAVGSIRSSAEVLDAQLVGASRLLGAGSFETFRRVSVPLTSRGIVAGAALVFLEAMRELPATLLLAPTGFETLATYLWRVYEAGLFGRAAVPGLLLIVLSALGLAFLFSGEGMSRQSGNPRG, encoded by the coding sequence GTGAGACGCTGGCCGGGCGTCTACCTCCCGGCGCTCGTGGTGGCAGCGCTCGCGGTGCTGCCGCTCACGGTGTTGGTGCGCCTCGCCTTCGAGGAACCGACGTTCGACGCGCGCGCGTGGCCACTGCTCGCCAATACCGTTGCGCTCGCTGCGCTGACCGCCATGGGAGCCACCTTGATCGGCGTGCCGCTGGCGGTGCTGACCGCGTTCGTGCGGCTTCCGTGGGACCGCGCGTGGCTGGTGGTCCTGGCGGCGCCGCTCGCGCTCCCCAGCTACCTCGGTGCGTTCGCGATGGTCGCGGCGTTCGGTCCCGGGGGAGAAATCGAGGGCCTGACGGGATGGCGGTTGCCGGCGGTCAGCGGGTTGCCCGGCGCGACACTGGTGCTGGTGCTCTACACCTACCCGTTCGTGCTCCTGACCACCCGCGCCGCCCTCCTCGGACAGGACGCCAACCTCCTCCACGCCGCGCGCACCCTGGGAATGCCCTGGCTCGAGAGCCTTCGGCGCATCGCCCTGCCCCGCGCGGCCAGCAGCATCGCCGCCGGTGCGCTGCTGGCGGCCCTGTACGCGCTCTCGGACTTCGGCACGCCCGCGATCATGAATCTCGACACCTTCACACGGGCCATCTACGTCGAGTACAACGCGTTCGGTTTGAGCCAGGCGGCGCTGCTGTCACTCCAGCTCATGGCCATCGTCGGGGTCGTGCTGATCGTCGAGTCTCGCGTGGCCAGCACGCGCGAGCAGCCGGGCGCTGGCGCCACGTTGCACCCCTCGGCTCGCATCCTGCCCGCGATCTGCGCCAGCGTCGCCCCGATCGTCGGGCTCGCACTCTTGCTGCCCGTCGGGGTGTTCTCGCTCTGGCTCTGGCGCGAGGGCGCTTCCCACTTCGACCCGAAGATCGCCTGGAACTCGGCGCGGGCCTCGCTGCTCGCCGCCGGAGTCGCCGCAGCGGCCGGGCTCCCCGTGGCCTTCGCTGCACTGCGCGGCCGGCTCGGACGAACGCTCGAGCGCGTGACGTACCTCGGGTTCGGCATCCCCGGGATCGTGATGGGCACCGCCCTCGTGTATGTGGGGCTCGGGGTCCCTGTGCTCTATCAATCCCTGGCGATGCTCGTGGCGGCCTACGTGATTCGATTCCTCCCGCTCGCCGTCGGCAGCATACGGAGCAGTGCCGAGGTGCTGGACGCGCAGCTGGTCGGCGCCTCGCGACTCCTGGGGGCAGGCTCCTTCGAGACGTTCCGGCGCGTCAGCGTCCCGCTCACGAGCCGCGGCATCGTGGCCGGCGCGGCACTGGTATTCCTGGAAGCGATGCGCGAGTTACCGGCCACGCTGCTCCTCGCACCGACGGGTTTCGAGACCCTCGCCACCTACCTCTGGCGCGTCTACGAAGCGGGACTCTTCGGGAGAGCCGCGGTACCAGGCCTGCTTCTGATCGTCCTCTCGGCGCTAGGCTTGGCGTTCCTGTTCTCTGGAGAGGGGATGTCTCGGCAGTCCGGGAACCCGCGAGGCTAG
- a CDS encoding ABC transporter ATP-binding protein, which produces MLTVSQLSVDYGSHRVIEAFDLSIDASEIVTLVGPTGCGKSTLLRAIAGLVSIAEGQVQLGDWTATARSSVPPERRKVGMVFQDFALFPHLTVFQNVSFRLDDVADAEPWIELLDLGSLRDAQPLTLSGGQKQRVALARTLAHRPALVLLDEPLSNLDATLKDTLRWDIRAALKRAEVPALWVTHDQEEALSIGDRLGVLRDGQLEQLDTPEVCFRAPANRFVAGFLGEATFLSGKRVDAEAETALGRLPCRFVDGASGAVDVLVRPGDLIATAADEGADGRIVAARYEGESCLYAIALGDETRVSVRSTQEPRLEVGQGVRLRVVEDRSFAAFGPDPAMKR; this is translated from the coding sequence TTGCTCACCGTCTCCCAGCTGAGCGTCGACTACGGCTCCCACCGGGTGATCGAAGCCTTCGATCTCTCGATCGACGCCAGTGAGATCGTCACGCTCGTGGGTCCCACGGGCTGTGGAAAGTCCACCTTGCTTCGCGCCATTGCGGGCCTCGTCTCGATCGCCGAGGGCCAGGTCCAGCTCGGAGACTGGACCGCCACCGCTCGCAGCTCCGTCCCGCCGGAACGGCGCAAGGTCGGCATGGTGTTTCAGGACTTCGCCCTGTTTCCCCACCTCACGGTGTTTCAGAACGTGTCGTTTCGCCTGGACGACGTCGCGGACGCGGAGCCGTGGATCGAGCTGCTCGATCTCGGCTCTCTGCGCGACGCCCAGCCCCTCACGCTCTCGGGGGGACAAAAGCAACGCGTCGCGCTGGCCCGCACCCTCGCGCACCGGCCGGCCCTGGTCCTGCTCGACGAACCGCTCTCGAATCTCGACGCCACGCTCAAGGACACCCTGCGCTGGGACATCCGCGCCGCCCTCAAGCGCGCAGAGGTGCCCGCCCTCTGGGTCACCCACGATCAGGAAGAGGCCCTTTCGATCGGAGATCGCCTCGGCGTGCTTCGCGACGGCCAGTTGGAGCAGTTGGACACGCCCGAGGTCTGCTTCCGCGCACCCGCGAACCGCTTCGTGGCGGGCTTCCTCGGGGAAGCGACGTTCCTGTCCGGCAAGCGGGTGGACGCAGAGGCGGAGACCGCGCTCGGTCGGTTGCCCTGCCGGTTCGTCGATGGCGCTTCCGGAGCCGTCGACGTGCTCGTCCGACCCGGCGACCTCATCGCGACCGCAGCCGACGAGGGTGCCGACGGGAGGATCGTCGCGGCGCGGTACGAGGGAGAGAGCTGTCTCTATGCGATCGCCCTCGGCGACGAGACGCGCGTGTCCGTGCGATCCACGCAGGAACCGCGGCTCGAGGTGGGCCAGGGAGTGCGCTTGAGGGTCGTCGAAGATCGGTCGTTCGCCGCCTTCGGTCCCGATCCAGCGATGAAGCGCTAG
- a CDS encoding helix-turn-helix domain-containing protein, protein MGTAKREAASGGRQALIDTARVLFAERGIDGVSMREVGRAAEQRNNNAVQYHFGDRDALLFAVLTPFHERVGAGRGALLDALEADPAPSVRALAGALVRPAAALLEDAPGRDYLRIVAELIGDPANLRRRGPFDGTELDRWHELAKRHSAGTTLPLHRRFSAMHLCFSELGRRAAARRRGDHRLFVSDLVDLVSGVLGAEVSDETLRLLEERERSRARAD, encoded by the coding sequence ATGGGGACCGCCAAGCGAGAAGCCGCCTCGGGCGGCCGACAGGCGCTGATCGACACGGCGCGGGTGCTGTTCGCCGAGCGCGGGATCGACGGCGTATCGATGCGCGAGGTGGGCCGCGCGGCCGAGCAGCGCAACAACAATGCGGTGCAGTACCACTTCGGAGATCGCGACGCCCTGCTCTTCGCCGTGCTCACGCCCTTCCACGAACGCGTGGGCGCGGGACGGGGCGCGCTCCTCGACGCCCTCGAGGCCGACCCCGCGCCGTCGGTCCGGGCGCTCGCGGGAGCGCTGGTGCGACCCGCAGCGGCGCTGCTCGAGGACGCCCCGGGACGCGACTACCTGCGGATCGTCGCCGAGCTGATCGGCGACCCGGCGAACCTGCGCCGGCGCGGCCCCTTCGACGGGACCGAGCTCGACCGCTGGCACGAGCTGGCGAAGCGCCACAGTGCGGGCACCACCCTGCCCCTGCACCGGCGCTTCTCGGCGATGCACCTGTGCTTCTCCGAACTGGGCCGGCGGGCCGCCGCGCGCCGGCGCGGCGATCATCGTCTTTTCGTCAGCGACCTGGTCGATCTGGTCTCGGGGGTGCTCGGTGCCGAGGTCTCGGACGAAACGCTCCGACTCCTCGAAGAACGGGAGCGTTCCCGCGCGCGAGCCGACTGA
- a CDS encoding TetR/AcrR family transcriptional regulator has translation MDAARDVLLEGEGSLEVAAVARRAGVSESLAYYHFQNKAGLLDAMVEDFYERLDESITAVPFAGATWREREQSRVEAIIAFMYEDPAARFVANVVASDPSLLERQRDREQRLDALGARNIAQAQRDGEIDPALDPHLLVSMILGGVLAGVNRALSSDPPKPRRRVEREVWSFVSRAAGLASRGDLSKP, from the coding sequence ATCGACGCCGCGCGTGACGTGCTGCTCGAAGGGGAGGGCAGCCTCGAGGTCGCGGCGGTGGCGCGGCGCGCCGGCGTGTCCGAGAGCCTGGCCTACTACCACTTCCAGAACAAAGCCGGCCTGCTCGATGCGATGGTCGAAGACTTCTACGAGCGCCTCGACGAGTCGATCACCGCGGTGCCGTTCGCGGGAGCGACCTGGCGCGAGCGCGAGCAGAGCCGCGTGGAGGCGATCATCGCGTTCATGTACGAGGACCCGGCGGCGCGGTTCGTGGCGAACGTGGTGGCGTCGGACCCCTCGCTTCTCGAGCGACAACGCGATCGCGAGCAGCGCCTCGACGCGCTCGGGGCGCGCAACATCGCCCAGGCCCAACGCGACGGCGAGATCGATCCGGCACTGGACCCGCACCTGTTGGTCTCGATGATCCTGGGCGGGGTGCTCGCGGGGGTGAATCGCGCATTGTCGAGCGATCCGCCGAAGCCGCGCCGCCGTGTCGAGCGCGAAGTGTGGTCGTTCGTCTCACGGGCCGCGGGGCTCGCCTCGCGCGGGGATCTCTCGAAACCCTAG
- a CDS encoding acyl-CoA dehydrogenase family protein, with translation MAWDFSTEPEFQAKLDWIQQFCDERVEPLGHIFPHAVRLPDPAVKAYVRELQQEVKDQGLWALFLDKELGGPGFGQLKLALVNEILGRYPAAPQLFGAAAPDTGNMEMLAAHGTEEQKKRWLEPLLNQEMFSAYSMTEPQGGSDPKLFETTAVRDGDEWVINGEKWFTSAGRVADILFVMCTNGMFVVPRESPGVEIMPEPRNHNHIFYRDVRVPLDHLLGPENGAHVLAQRRLGGGRIHHAMRTIAQCKLAFDMMCERALSRESHGAIIAEHQMVQEKIAESYAKLKMLRLLVLETAWKMDRTSGQESRTEIATVKFTMSRVLREISFDALQIHGSLGTTDLTPLQDMYAAAPTMGLADGADEVHKATVARRLLREYEAHEGNFPREFLPYKRDEAWKKMQPIFDVNTELAEAAERWKAYREKRGRR, from the coding sequence ATGGCATGGGACTTCTCGACCGAGCCCGAATTCCAGGCGAAGCTCGACTGGATCCAGCAGTTCTGCGATGAGCGGGTCGAACCCCTCGGACACATCTTCCCGCACGCCGTCCGCCTGCCCGACCCCGCCGTGAAGGCCTACGTCCGCGAACTCCAGCAGGAGGTGAAGGACCAGGGCCTGTGGGCGCTGTTCCTCGACAAGGAGCTGGGCGGCCCCGGCTTCGGGCAGCTGAAGCTCGCCCTCGTGAACGAGATCCTCGGCCGCTACCCGGCCGCGCCCCAGCTCTTTGGCGCCGCCGCTCCCGATACGGGCAACATGGAGATGCTTGCCGCCCACGGCACCGAGGAGCAGAAGAAGCGCTGGCTCGAGCCGCTGCTCAACCAGGAGATGTTCTCGGCCTACTCGATGACCGAGCCCCAGGGCGGCTCGGACCCGAAGCTCTTCGAGACGACCGCCGTCCGCGACGGAGACGAGTGGGTCATCAACGGCGAGAAGTGGTTCACCTCCGCCGGGCGCGTCGCGGACATCCTCTTCGTGATGTGCACGAACGGCATGTTCGTGGTGCCGCGCGAGTCGCCGGGCGTCGAAATCATGCCCGAGCCGCGCAACCACAATCACATCTTCTACCGCGACGTGCGGGTGCCCCTCGACCATCTGCTCGGGCCCGAGAACGGCGCCCACGTGTTGGCTCAGCGCCGCCTCGGCGGCGGTCGCATCCACCACGCGATGCGCACGATTGCCCAGTGCAAGCTGGCCTTCGACATGATGTGCGAGCGCGCGCTCTCGCGGGAGTCGCACGGCGCCATCATCGCCGAGCACCAGATGGTGCAGGAGAAGATCGCCGAGTCCTACGCCAAGCTGAAGATGCTGCGCCTGCTGGTGCTCGAGACCGCCTGGAAGATGGACCGTACCTCGGGGCAGGAGTCGCGCACCGAGATCGCGACCGTGAAGTTCACCATGTCCCGGGTGCTGCGGGAGATCTCCTTCGATGCGCTGCAGATCCACGGCTCGCTCGGCACGACCGACCTCACGCCGCTGCAGGACATGTACGCGGCAGCGCCGACCATGGGGCTCGCGGACGGTGCTGACGAGGTCCACAAGGCGACGGTCGCACGCCGCTTGCTCCGCGAATACGAGGCCCACGAAGGCAACTTCCCGCGCGAGTTCCTGCCCTACAAGCGGGACGAAGCCTGGAAGAAGATGCAGCCGATCTTCGACGTCAACACCGAGCTCGCCGAGGCCGCCGAACGCTGGAAGGCCTACCGCGAGAAGCGGGGCCGCCGCTAG